From one Cyprinus carpio isolate SPL01 chromosome B3, ASM1834038v1, whole genome shotgun sequence genomic stretch:
- the LOC109060255 gene encoding uncharacterized protein LOC109060255 isoform X3, translated as MSSAHIKRPPKRPRVELEEEDDEKTLMDTSSIVAPEEQDSTFDPAETDTTLTETADMSAQASCPIHKIRKYIVYENCIMELFEVCPVCKQSCSVRSQRIGTFVRVEQLCHNCKYSRKWSSQPVQGSTPAGNLHISAAVYLCGASFYKLEKICTIMNLQLFKYDTFRRQSRLYVEPAIVYKWMHWQNETLHRLSERERVIVGGDMRADSPGHSVKFGSYTLMDLQTNTVVDIQLVQSNEVGGRYHMEKEGLQRSLALLEARGVTLECIVTDRHPQIQKFLRERNINQFYDVWRIEKGIGRQLENICKLKDCEKLREWLRSIKNHIYWTAASSITGPERVAKWSSILNHVRDIHTHEDPNFPACLHPQKRSRDGNKWLVAGTQAFYKLEKVMTNKRILKDVTKLSPHHQTSPFDSFHSVILRFAPKNVVFPFLGMLCRLYLAALHYNENVGRAQATSSTGRPLFKVNFPKARKGQCTVKQVKTRPLTFRYLDDLQDLIFEHVFVDPASYMDEVLKIAIPPDLCVEYEWPDKEEVISTMVSRFNQQLV; from the exons ATGTCCTCTGCACATATAAAGAGGCCACCAAAGAGACCTCGTGTGGAACTGGAGGAAGAGGATGACGAAAAAACCCTAATGGACACATCATCTATAGTAGCACCTGAAGAACAAGATTCTACATTTGATCCTGCAGAGACGGACACAACTTTAACGGAGACAGCAGACATGTC TGCTCAAGCATCTTGTCCCATTcataaaatcagaaaatacataGTGTACGAAAATTGCATTATGGAGCTGTTTGAGGTGTGCCCAGTTTGCAAGCAGAGCTGTTCTGTGCGTTCTCAAAGGATCGGAACTTTTGTACGAGTTGAACAACTCTGCCACAACTGTAAATATTCACGGAAATGGAGCAGCCAGCCAGTACAAGGCAGCACACCAGCCGGGAACCTCCATATTTCTGCTGCAGTCTATCTTTGCGGGGCTTCATTCTACAAACTAGAAAAA ATATGTACTATTATGAATCTGCAGCTTTTTAAGTATGATACCTTTCGGCGCCAGTCCCGATTGTACGTTGAGCCAGCTATAGTGTACAAGTGGATGCATTGGCAGAATGAGACGCTACATCGCCTGAGCGAAAGGGAAAGGGTCATCGTTGGAGGTGATATGAGGGCTGACTCACCAG GTCACTCTGTAAAGTTTGGAAGCTATACCTTGATGGACCTTCAGACCAACACCGTTGTGGACATACAACTGGTTCAG AGTAACGAAGTGGGAGGACGCTACCATATGGAAAAAGAAGGATTACAGAGGAGCCTTGCCCTGTTGGAAGCTCGTGGTGTTACTCTTGAGTGTATCGTAACTGACCGCCACCCACAAATACAAAAATTCCTCCGAGAACGTAACATCAACCAGTTCTATGATGTGTGGCGCATCGAAAAAg GGATTGGGAGGCAACTTGAAAACATTTGCAAGTTGAAAGACTGTGAAAAATTAAGGGAATGGCTGAGAAGCATTAAAAACCACATTTACTGGACTGCAGCATCTTCAATCACTGGACCAGAAAGAGTGGCTAAATGGAGCTCGATTCTGAACCATGTCAgggacatacacacacatgagGATCCAAACTTTCCTGCTTGTCTACATCCTCAAAAGAGAAGCAGAGACGGAAACAAGTGGCTTGTTGCCG GGACTCAGGCATTCTACAAGCTGGAGAAAGTCATGACAAACAAGCGGATTTTGAAGGACGTCACCAAACTGAGTCCGCATCACCAGACTTCACCTTTTGATTCGTTTCATAGCGTCATTCTACGCTTTGCCCCAAAAAATGTGGTGTTCCCATTCCTTGGAATGTTGTGCAG ATTATACCTGGCTGCATTGCATTATAATGAAAATGTTGGCCGTGCACAAGCAACATCATCAACAGGACGTCCACTATTCAAAGTGAACTTTCCAAAGGCCAGGAAAGGACAATGCACAGTCAAACAAGTGAAGACTAGACCGCTAACATTca GGTACTTGGATGACCTGCAGGACCTAATATTTGAGCATGTTTTTGTGGACCCTGCTTCATACATGGATGAGGTACTGAAGATAGCCATACCACCAGACCTGTGTGTAGAGTATGAGTGGCCAGACAAGGAGGAGGTCATCTCCACCATGGTGTCCAGATTTAATCAACAGCTGGTCTGA